A genomic region of Pirellulales bacterium contains the following coding sequences:
- a CDS encoding sigma 54-interacting transcriptional regulator produces MLAYLVIREGSKWTDVFRLVPGQTVTVGRAPTNQIIIKDERCSRCHAELFQSEGRWTLRDLDSRNGTIVGDGLVRGDIPLSPGDVIHIGRSQLAFVDDLSKAFPETGSSARTMAPSVGNGPMPRQPEVEVLDGHEPTTITHRRGQTKFLEPHEEDDGGVSKVGRAAAKLCRLAFELAKSPDPMAMAKLAIAGLFEGTQVDAGGLLLLRRGSAATAEALEVIASRTDTELPYYRVSAFLAATVLREGEAVLARNIMGDSSVSSRDSKGEIHATSVICAPIRRGRTIFGLIHLYSTNPTRVPDPDDLEFTLAVADTVAVALQNLHRRQELAENLNQIRDENVQLRERLGAQSEIVGNSPAISRIIEEIARAAPSNATVLIRGESGVGKELVARAVHFSSPRKKGPFVCVNCAALAESILESELFGHERGAFTGAVEKKIGKFEAAHKGTLMLDEIGEMSPTIQAKLLRVLEGHPFERVGGSESLKVDVRVIAATNRDLEKDVTESRFRRDLYFRLHVLEIVVPALRKRPEDIAMLADYFFQRFNAETGRKRLGFTPRAMEQLSRYRWPGNVREMKNVIERAIVLAEGEYIDQQDLMLSKLPTTGDTTETPSMPQEFVPTSLAEMERKHILATLKATGWNKSQTASMLGIERSTLDRKIQRYELHEGFPRRVP; encoded by the coding sequence ATGCTGGCTTATCTGGTTATCCGTGAAGGGTCGAAGTGGACGGACGTGTTCCGGCTGGTGCCGGGACAAACCGTCACGGTTGGCCGCGCGCCGACAAACCAGATCATTATCAAAGACGAGCGCTGTAGCCGATGTCACGCGGAACTGTTTCAGTCCGAGGGGCGTTGGACCCTGCGTGACCTGGACAGCCGCAACGGCACGATTGTCGGCGACGGACTGGTCCGTGGCGATATCCCCCTTTCACCGGGGGATGTGATTCATATCGGACGCTCGCAGCTGGCATTCGTCGACGATCTCTCCAAGGCCTTCCCTGAAACCGGCAGTTCGGCGCGGACGATGGCTCCGTCGGTTGGCAATGGTCCGATGCCACGCCAGCCCGAAGTAGAAGTGCTAGACGGGCATGAACCGACAACGATCACTCATCGCCGCGGACAAACCAAATTCCTCGAGCCGCACGAAGAAGACGACGGCGGCGTTTCGAAGGTCGGTCGCGCCGCGGCCAAGCTCTGTCGACTGGCATTCGAGCTCGCGAAGAGTCCCGATCCGATGGCCATGGCCAAGCTTGCGATCGCGGGCCTGTTTGAAGGAACGCAGGTCGATGCCGGCGGACTGTTGTTGTTACGGCGCGGCTCGGCCGCCACGGCCGAAGCGCTCGAGGTGATCGCCTCGCGTACCGACACGGAGCTGCCCTACTATCGAGTCTCGGCCTTTCTTGCGGCCACGGTCTTGCGCGAGGGTGAGGCGGTGCTCGCCCGCAATATCATGGGCGATAGCTCGGTAAGCAGCCGCGACAGCAAGGGGGAGATTCATGCCACGAGCGTGATTTGCGCCCCGATCCGACGTGGCCGCACGATCTTTGGCTTGATCCATCTGTACTCGACGAATCCGACGCGCGTCCCAGATCCTGACGATCTGGAGTTCACGTTGGCCGTGGCCGACACAGTGGCCGTGGCGCTGCAGAATCTGCATCGACGCCAAGAGTTGGCCGAGAATCTGAATCAGATTCGAGATGAAAATGTGCAACTGCGCGAGCGGCTGGGCGCGCAGAGCGAAATTGTCGGTAACAGCCCGGCCATTTCGCGGATCATCGAGGAAATCGCGCGGGCGGCGCCCTCGAACGCCACGGTGCTCATCCGGGGCGAAAGCGGCGTCGGCAAGGAACTGGTCGCACGTGCGGTACATTTCTCCAGCCCGCGGAAAAAAGGGCCGTTCGTGTGCGTTAACTGCGCCGCCCTGGCTGAGAGCATTCTGGAAAGCGAATTGTTCGGCCACGAACGAGGGGCGTTTACAGGGGCTGTCGAGAAAAAGATCGGCAAGTTCGAAGCGGCCCACAAGGGTACGCTGATGTTGGACGAAATCGGCGAAATGAGCCCCACGATTCAGGCCAAATTGTTGCGAGTTCTCGAGGGGCATCCCTTCGAGCGCGTCGGCGGCAGTGAATCATTGAAAGTGGATGTGCGGGTCATAGCGGCCACGAATCGGGACCTGGAAAAGGACGTGACCGAAAGCCGTTTTCGCCGCGATCTGTACTTCCGCCTGCACGTGCTCGAGATCGTCGTGCCCGCGCTGCGTAAGCGACCCGAAGACATCGCGATGTTGGCCGACTATTTCTTCCAGCGCTTCAACGCCGAAACCGGCCGCAAGCGGCTTGGCTTCACTCCCCGCGCCATGGAACAGCTATCCCGTTATCGCTGGCCTGGAAATGTCCGTGAGATGAAAAACGTCATCGAGCGGGCCATCGTGCTGGCCGAGGGAGAATACATCGACCAGCAGGATCTGATGCTGTCGAAATTGCCTACGACGGGCGACACCACCGAAACGCCCAGCATGCCCCAGGAATTCGTGCCAACGTCGCTGGCCGAAATGGAAAGGAAGCATATTCTGGCGACACTCAAAGCTACCGGCTGGAACAAGAGTCAGACGGCCAGCATGCTAGGCATCGAGCGATCGACTCTCGACCGCAAGATCCAGCGCTATGAGCTGCACGAGGGCTTTCCTCGCCGCGTGCCCTAG
- a CDS encoding cation:proton antiporter, whose translation MTSQEFARLLIDLAVLLSCALAGGWIMRRLRQPAVLGEMLAGILLGPTILGALAPDCQDWLFTDAGAAATARGAIIKLGMLFFLFVIGLEIDLAQFRKYGWAAFLIGVIGTMVPLACGVAMVYALPEQMLPSQVARLPFGLFIGTALANTANPVLARILADLGLIKQNFGAMLMTATIVDDLISWSLLAVILETFDSPAESPGYSSVASSLALVAVLLVVAIVIGQFVATPLLRIARRGSWPTSYIGATVVLVLASAAMSEHFGVHAFLGPFLLGIGMAATPRERSEAHEVLNQFALSFFVPIYFVSMGLSADFIKDFNVAWVVSIFLVACVSKILSAFVAARWAGLDNRRSLAVGVAMNARGATGIILAGVGIEHGIVNREIYVALVIMALTTSMMAGPMMKLVWPDASLADSAIPASGDY comes from the coding sequence ATGACCTCTCAAGAGTTTGCCCGCCTGCTCATCGATTTGGCCGTGCTGCTTTCTTGCGCGCTGGCCGGCGGCTGGATCATGCGCCGCTTGCGGCAGCCGGCAGTTTTGGGAGAAATGCTCGCAGGCATCTTGTTGGGGCCGACGATTCTCGGCGCCCTGGCGCCCGACTGCCAGGATTGGCTGTTCACAGACGCTGGGGCTGCTGCCACGGCGCGCGGCGCGATCATCAAGCTGGGAATGCTCTTCTTTTTGTTTGTGATCGGCCTGGAAATCGATCTGGCCCAATTCCGCAAGTACGGTTGGGCCGCGTTCCTGATTGGTGTGATCGGCACGATGGTGCCGCTGGCGTGTGGCGTGGCGATGGTTTACGCCCTGCCGGAGCAGATGCTGCCCTCCCAGGTAGCGCGATTGCCGTTCGGACTGTTCATTGGTACGGCACTGGCCAATACCGCCAACCCCGTGCTGGCGCGCATTCTGGCCGATTTGGGGCTGATCAAGCAGAACTTTGGCGCCATGCTGATGACGGCCACAATCGTCGACGACCTGATTAGTTGGTCTTTGCTGGCGGTGATTCTTGAGACGTTTGACTCGCCAGCCGAGTCGCCCGGATACAGCAGCGTTGCCAGCAGTTTGGCACTCGTGGCCGTGTTACTGGTGGTGGCAATCGTGATCGGTCAGTTCGTCGCCACGCCGCTACTAAGGATTGCGCGTCGTGGGTCGTGGCCTACCAGCTATATCGGTGCGACCGTTGTGTTGGTGCTGGCGAGTGCCGCCATGTCCGAACATTTCGGCGTCCACGCTTTTCTCGGACCTTTTCTACTCGGTATTGGCATGGCAGCCACGCCCCGCGAGCGCAGCGAAGCACACGAAGTCTTGAACCAGTTCGCACTCAGCTTCTTTGTACCGATTTATTTTGTATCGATGGGCCTTTCGGCCGATTTCATCAAGGATTTCAACGTGGCGTGGGTCGTCTCGATCTTCCTGGTCGCGTGTGTCAGCAAGATCCTTAGTGCGTTTGTCGCTGCACGTTGGGCAGGCCTCGACAACCGGAGGTCGCTGGCCGTGGGGGTGGCCATGAACGCTCGCGGCGCCACGGGCATTATTCTGGCCGGCGTCGGCATCGAGCACGGTATCGTCAATCGCGAAATCTACGTCGCGCTCGTGATCATGGCCTTGACCACCAGCATGATGGCCGGCCCGATGATGAAGCTCGTCTGGCCGGATGCCAGTCTGGCGGACTCCGCGATACCTGCCAGTGGAGATTACTAG
- a CDS encoding NAD(P)/FAD-dependent oxidoreductase, producing MIADSMNNNEQSVPVVVIGGGPGGATTSTLIAQQGYKVQLFEREHFPRFHIGESLIPETYWVLERLGMLDKMKSSPFINKYSVQFVTATGKLSEPFYFVDHKPHDCSRTWQVVRSEFDKMMLDNAREHGVEVHEGTRVLEVLMEGERAVGVRVIDDAGRERTVRAQVVVDASGQSGLIASRLKLREVDPLLKKGALWTYFEGAYRDVGRDEGATLVLQTKEKKGWFWYIPLHNNIVSVGIVSTFEELFKDRRPYEEVYDEQLDLCPTVKERVSIGKRKGGFFATKDYSYRARVAAGDGWVLVGDAYGFLDPLYSSGVLLALRSGMLVADTIVEGLSKSDTSAAQLGKWAPAFNQGMDRMRRLVCEFYEGFSFGRFVKKYPHFKGHLTDLLIGDLFKDSVDEVIEPINTIRAEMKLPVDA from the coding sequence ATGATCGCCGATTCTATGAATAACAACGAACAATCAGTGCCGGTGGTTGTCATCGGGGGCGGACCGGGCGGGGCCACTACGTCGACCTTGATCGCCCAACAGGGCTACAAGGTGCAACTGTTCGAGCGCGAGCACTTTCCTCGTTTCCACATCGGCGAGTCGTTGATACCCGAGACCTACTGGGTGCTCGAGCGGCTTGGCATGCTCGACAAAATGAAGAGCAGCCCTTTCATCAACAAATACAGCGTGCAATTCGTCACGGCCACCGGCAAATTGTCGGAGCCGTTCTACTTTGTCGACCACAAGCCGCACGATTGCTCTCGCACCTGGCAGGTGGTGCGCAGTGAGTTCGACAAAATGATGCTCGACAACGCCCGCGAGCATGGCGTGGAAGTACACGAGGGAACGCGGGTCCTGGAAGTCCTCATGGAAGGGGAGCGGGCCGTGGGGGTGCGTGTGATCGACGACGCCGGGCGCGAGCGAACTGTCCGCGCACAAGTGGTGGTCGATGCCAGCGGTCAGAGCGGCCTAATCGCCAGCCGGCTGAAATTGCGCGAGGTCGACCCGTTGTTGAAAAAGGGGGCCCTCTGGACATATTTCGAGGGAGCCTATCGTGACGTCGGCCGTGACGAGGGGGCCACGCTGGTCCTTCAAACCAAAGAGAAGAAGGGCTGGTTTTGGTACATCCCCCTGCACAACAACATCGTTAGCGTCGGCATCGTTTCGACATTTGAAGAATTGTTCAAAGATCGTCGCCCCTACGAAGAAGTCTACGACGAGCAGTTGGACCTCTGCCCCACCGTGAAAGAACGGGTCTCGATCGGCAAACGTAAGGGAGGGTTCTTCGCGACAAAGGATTACTCTTACCGTGCCCGCGTCGCCGCCGGCGACGGTTGGGTGCTAGTCGGCGATGCCTATGGATTCCTCGATCCGTTGTATTCCTCGGGCGTTCTGCTGGCGCTGCGATCGGGCATGTTGGTGGCCGACACGATCGTCGAAGGCCTGTCGAAGAGTGATACGTCGGCCGCGCAGCTGGGTAAGTGGGCGCCCGCGTTCAACCAGGGAATGGATCGCATGCGTCGCCTGGTCTGCGAATTCTACGAAGGCTTCAGCTTTGGCCGTTTCGTCAAGAAGTATCCGCATTTCAAGGGACATCTGACGGATCTGTTGATTGGCGACTTGTTCAAAGACTCGGTCGATGAAGTGATCGAGCCGATAAATACAATTCGGGCGGAAATGAAGCTGCCTGTCGATGCCTAG
- a CDS encoding MarR family transcriptional regulator: MPTTTSKRRSVRSSRAAGQGTRAKPHGFDSLEQQAFLNLWRTYDRLKAVEDALFGRYDLTAQQYNALRLLRAEYPAALQTLTLAGRLISRSPDITRLLDKLDERGLIERHRPTGNRRVVQVAITKTGVSLLEKLAIELRDCHEKQLGHLKEKKLQTLIALLRQARGPHEEPSELSI, from the coding sequence ATGCCAACGACTACCAGCAAACGACGATCCGTCCGATCCTCACGGGCCGCCGGCCAGGGCACCCGCGCCAAGCCCCACGGGTTCGACTCGCTCGAACAGCAGGCTTTTTTGAACCTCTGGCGCACCTATGATCGCCTGAAGGCGGTCGAAGACGCGCTTTTCGGTCGTTACGACCTTACGGCCCAGCAATACAACGCCCTCCGGTTGTTGCGGGCCGAATATCCGGCCGCCTTGCAGACGCTGACGCTGGCCGGCCGTTTGATTTCGCGATCGCCCGATATCACGCGCCTGTTGGACAAGCTCGACGAGCGCGGCCTCATCGAGCGGCATCGCCCGACGGGCAATCGTCGCGTGGTGCAAGTTGCGATCACCAAGACCGGCGTGTCCCTGTTGGAAAAGCTTGCGATCGAGTTGCGTGATTGCCACGAAAAGCAATTAGGCCACTTAAAAGAAAAAAAGCTGCAAACGTTGATCGCACTATTACGCCAGGCCCGTGGCCCGCATGAAGAGCCAAGCGAACTGTCCATTTGA
- a CDS encoding serine/threonine-protein kinase — MNGGRPIAPDAQAKTGNADPAGSATDRDERLAQMLGEMGEHLRRGQHAAIDRLLADNADLADELRPLWAAMLVTDCIAAGARQSAAASNPPSRSRAGALAADATHDHTPAGVPPASPLDGPRNPAFDMRDGSEVAVSAAVLRRFADYELHEELGRGGMGVVYKARQVSLDRIVALKMVLRADMASAADLARFRSEAEAAARLDHPAIVPVYEVGAQDGQPYFTMKYVAGTTLARKLADGPLSARNAAALLAPVARAIHFAHTRGVLHRDLKPSNILIDTEGRPHVSDFGLAKRVEADSNLTLTGAILGTPAHMAPEQAAGSRGKLGPTSDVYSLGTILYQMLTGRPPFQAASPVDTVLLVLEQDPLPPRLVNPRADRELEMIALKCLQKPQDLRYESAKLLADDLDAFLADEPTAARSGIFTQVLSRAFRETHHATVLENWGLLWMWHSLALLVTCLLTNLLQWQGATSALPYLALWTAGLGTWAAIFWTLRRRAGPVTFVERQIAHVWAASMISIVVLFYVEMIMGLPVLALSPVLGLVGGMVFVVKAGTLSGQFYFQAAALFATALGMALLERLKIPLGLTLFGVVSAACFFLPGLKYYWQRRDADLDAASLTADDSIARR; from the coding sequence ATGAACGGTGGTCGACCGATCGCTCCCGACGCGCAAGCCAAAACTGGGAACGCTGATCCGGCTGGTTCGGCCACGGACAGGGACGAGCGACTGGCCCAGATGCTAGGCGAGATGGGCGAGCACTTGCGTAGGGGCCAACACGCAGCGATCGATCGCCTGCTCGCCGACAATGCCGACCTGGCGGACGAACTACGCCCCCTGTGGGCGGCGATGCTCGTCACCGATTGCATAGCGGCCGGCGCGAGGCAATCGGCAGCAGCCTCGAATCCGCCATCGCGTTCAAGGGCGGGGGCGTTGGCCGCCGATGCCACACATGACCATACCCCGGCGGGCGTTCCGCCAGCATCGCCGCTCGATGGGCCACGCAATCCTGCATTCGACATGCGAGACGGCAGCGAAGTTGCGGTTTCTGCGGCCGTCCTGCGGCGCTTTGCCGATTACGAGTTGCACGAAGAGTTGGGACGCGGCGGGATGGGTGTCGTCTATAAGGCGCGGCAGGTCAGCCTTGATCGTATCGTGGCGCTGAAAATGGTGTTACGTGCCGACATGGCCAGTGCCGCCGACCTGGCACGCTTTCGCAGCGAGGCGGAAGCCGCCGCACGGCTCGACCATCCGGCGATCGTGCCGGTTTACGAAGTCGGCGCGCAGGACGGACAGCCCTATTTCACCATGAAGTACGTGGCCGGCACCACGTTGGCACGCAAGTTGGCCGACGGCCCGCTTTCGGCACGCAACGCCGCGGCGCTCTTGGCGCCGGTGGCCCGGGCGATTCATTTCGCCCACACGCGCGGCGTGCTGCACCGCGACCTGAAGCCGTCGAACATCCTGATAGACACAGAAGGGCGGCCGCACGTTTCGGATTTCGGGTTGGCCAAACGCGTCGAAGCTGATTCGAATCTCACGCTGACCGGTGCCATCTTGGGAACGCCGGCCCATATGGCGCCCGAACAAGCGGCCGGATCGCGCGGCAAGCTGGGGCCCACAAGCGACGTCTACAGCCTGGGCACGATTCTGTATCAGATGCTCACAGGACGGCCGCCCTTTCAGGCCGCCTCGCCGGTCGACACGGTGTTGCTGGTTCTCGAGCAGGATCCCTTGCCCCCCAGGCTTGTCAATCCGCGGGCCGATCGCGAACTGGAGATGATCGCGCTCAAATGCCTGCAAAAGCCACAGGATTTGCGTTACGAGAGCGCGAAGCTTCTGGCCGATGATCTCGATGCGTTCCTGGCCGACGAACCGACGGCGGCCCGCAGTGGCATTTTCACGCAAGTGTTGTCGCGCGCGTTTCGAGAAACGCATCACGCCACGGTGCTCGAGAACTGGGGCTTGCTGTGGATGTGGCACAGCCTGGCTCTGCTGGTCACCTGCCTGCTGACAAATCTTTTGCAGTGGCAGGGGGCCACGTCCGCCTTACCGTACTTGGCGCTGTGGACGGCAGGGCTGGGCACCTGGGCGGCCATCTTCTGGACGTTGCGGCGCCGTGCCGGCCCGGTAACCTTTGTCGAGCGACAGATTGCGCACGTGTGGGCCGCCAGTATGATCAGCATCGTGGTCTTGTTTTATGTCGAGATGATCATGGGGCTGCCGGTGCTCGCCTTGTCGCCTGTGCTAGGATTGGTCGGCGGCATGGTCTTTGTCGTGAAGGCGGGCACACTGTCTGGGCAGTTTTACTTTCAAGCGGCCGCTCTGTTTGCCACCGCGCTTGGCATGGCGCTGTTAGAGCGGCTGAAGATCCCGCTGGGCCTCACACTGTTTGGCGTGGTCTCGGCCGCCTGCTTCTTTCTGCCTGGGCTGAAGTATTACTGGCAGCGGCGCGACGCGGATCTGGATGCTGCGTCCCTAACGGCCGATGACAGTATCGCTCGTCGGTAA
- a CDS encoding sigma-70 family RNA polymerase sigma factor → MWPDSSETQELLAAAGAGDAAARNRLLERHRDALRRMVGLRMDRAVQGRLDASDIVQDVLVEADRRLADYLATAKMPFLVWLRHLARDHLIDAHRRHRGAARRSVDREQRPAAPEFADQSALDLAGLVRDRNPTPAAAATHRELELRFQAALETLDETDREIILMRHFEQFTNQQAAQALELSEPAAGMRYLRAMRRLRAELEESPNERESP, encoded by the coding sequence ATGTGGCCAGACTCGTCTGAAACTCAAGAGTTGCTTGCCGCTGCCGGCGCGGGGGATGCTGCCGCGCGAAATCGCCTGTTGGAACGCCATCGCGACGCTTTGCGACGAATGGTGGGCCTGCGTATGGACCGGGCCGTGCAGGGGCGCCTCGATGCCAGCGATATCGTGCAGGACGTGTTGGTCGAGGCCGATCGGCGGCTGGCCGATTACCTGGCCACGGCCAAGATGCCGTTTCTGGTCTGGCTGCGTCATCTGGCACGCGACCATTTGATCGACGCGCACCGCCGTCACCGCGGCGCAGCGCGGCGGAGCGTCGATCGCGAGCAGCGTCCGGCCGCGCCGGAATTCGCCGACCAGTCGGCGCTCGATCTGGCAGGACTCGTGCGCGATCGTAATCCCACGCCGGCGGCAGCCGCGACGCACCGAGAATTGGAGCTGCGCTTTCAGGCGGCGCTGGAAACGCTCGACGAGACAGACCGCGAAATCATTCTCATGCGCCACTTCGAGCAATTCACGAATCAGCAAGCGGCCCAAGCTTTGGAACTCAGCGAGCCCGCCGCCGGCATGCGCTATCTGCGCGCGATGCGGCGACTGCGGGCCGAATTGGAAGAGTCGCCCAACGAGCGGGAATCCCCATGA